From the Musa acuminata AAA Group cultivar baxijiao chromosome BXJ3-7, Cavendish_Baxijiao_AAA, whole genome shotgun sequence genome, one window contains:
- the LOC135642678 gene encoding probable WRKY transcription factor 12 isoform X2 → MEGNQGAGSSRCYLLDVPPVSRPSVAAHQMELGYPKESLQGLGFVVPPHGGPFLLSTDAVPFTNPTATCCEKTISDPWSNEEVGTSDSKDPNDQTSSSKDGDNSWWRGSSLEKGKVKVKRKMREPRFCFQTRSDVDVLDDGYKWRKYGQKVVKNSLHPRSYYRCTHNNCRVKKRVERLSEDCRMVITTYEGRHTHSPCDDENSSEHECFSSF, encoded by the exons atggaaggcaaccaaggagctGGTAGTTCCCGCTGCTATCTTCTCGATGTCCCTCCAGTCTCAAGGCCCTCCGTGGCGGCGCACCAAATGGAGTTGGGGTATCCCAAAGAGAGCCTCCAAGGTCTGGGATTCGTCGTTCCACCACATGGAGGTCCATTTCTGCTTTCGACCGATGCTGTTCCCTTCACTAACCCTACTGCCACATGCTGTGAAAAGACTATTTCCGATCCTTGGAGCAATGAAGAG GTGGGAACCTCAGATTCCAAAGATCCCAATGATCAAACAAGCTCTAGCAAGGACGGTGATAACTCATG GTGGAGGGGCTCTTCTTTGGAGAAGGGGAAGGTGAAGGTGAAAAGGAAGATGAGGGAGCCAAGGTTCTGCTTCCAAACAAGAAGCGATGTGGATGTCCTAGACGATGGGTACAAGTGGAGGAAATATGGGCAAAAAGTGGTGAAGAACAGCCTCCATCCCAG AAGCTACTACCGCTGCACCCACAACAACTGCAGAGTGAAGAAAAGAGTTGAGCGACTGTCGGAGGACTGTCGAATGGTCATCACCACGTACGAGGGCAGACACACCCATTCTCCCTGCGACGATGAGAACTCTTCCGAACATGAATGTTTCAGCTCATTTTAG
- the LOC135642678 gene encoding probable WRKY transcription factor 12 isoform X1, producing MEGNQGAGSSRCYLLDVPPVSRPSVAAHQMELGYPKESLQGLGFVVPPHGGPFLLSTDAVPFTNPTATCCEKTISDPWSNEEVGTSDSKDPNDQTSSSKDGDNSCRWRGSSLEKGKVKVKRKMREPRFCFQTRSDVDVLDDGYKWRKYGQKVVKNSLHPRSYYRCTHNNCRVKKRVERLSEDCRMVITTYEGRHTHSPCDDENSSEHECFSSF from the exons atggaaggcaaccaaggagctGGTAGTTCCCGCTGCTATCTTCTCGATGTCCCTCCAGTCTCAAGGCCCTCCGTGGCGGCGCACCAAATGGAGTTGGGGTATCCCAAAGAGAGCCTCCAAGGTCTGGGATTCGTCGTTCCACCACATGGAGGTCCATTTCTGCTTTCGACCGATGCTGTTCCCTTCACTAACCCTACTGCCACATGCTGTGAAAAGACTATTTCCGATCCTTGGAGCAATGAAGAG GTGGGAACCTCAGATTCCAAAGATCCCAATGATCAAACAAGCTCTAGCAAGGACGGTGATAACTCATG TAGGTGGAGGGGCTCTTCTTTGGAGAAGGGGAAGGTGAAGGTGAAAAGGAAGATGAGGGAGCCAAGGTTCTGCTTCCAAACAAGAAGCGATGTGGATGTCCTAGACGATGGGTACAAGTGGAGGAAATATGGGCAAAAAGTGGTGAAGAACAGCCTCCATCCCAG AAGCTACTACCGCTGCACCCACAACAACTGCAGAGTGAAGAAAAGAGTTGAGCGACTGTCGGAGGACTGTCGAATGGTCATCACCACGTACGAGGGCAGACACACCCATTCTCCCTGCGACGATGAGAACTCTTCCGAACATGAATGTTTCAGCTCATTTTAG